Sequence from the Azospirillum formosense genome:
CGCAGCTCGCCGGCGTCGACGGCGGAAAAGTCCTTGGCGATGCGCTGGACGGCGGAGACGAACCGCACCGCCGGGGCCGGCTGAACCCGCGCCGACGCCCCGGAATCCGGCTCGCCGCCGCCCATCTGGGCGCGCTTGGCCTCGCGCAGCGCCTTGACGGTGCCGCCGTCCTTGATGGTGTCCCACAGCTTCCTCTGCAGGACCGGATCGTCCACCGCGGCGATCTCCGTCAGGATGCTTTTCGGGACGGAGCGGTGGCGTGTTTCAAATTCAGCGACGATGTCGGCGGGCAGACGCAGGAGGGACAGGGTGCGCGTCACCTCCGCCTGGCTGCGCCCGATCACCTGCCCCAGCGCCTCGTGCGTGTAGTCGTGCCGCTCGATCAGCCGGGCGAAGGCGCGGGCCAGTTCCATGGCGTCGAGGTCGACGCGCTGGATGTTCTCGATCAACGCCAGCTCGTCGGGGTCGCCGTCGGTGACGATGGCGAAGATGGTCTGGCGCCCGGCCAGCCCGCAGGCGCGCAGGCGCCGCTCACCGGCGATCAGCCGGTAGTCCCCATCGCCGAGATCCTGCACGAGGACCGGCTGCTTCAGCCCGTGGCGGGCGATGGAGTTGGCCAGCTCCTGCAGCGACTGGTCGTCGAAATGGCGGCGCGGCTGGTCCGGATTGGGGTGCACCCGGTCGAGATCGACCTCGATCAGCCGCGGGAAGTCGGCGGACAGCCCGAACAGCGCGTCCCCGCCGCGCTGCGCCGCCTTGTCGAAAATGCGGGTGCTGGTCCGTTCGAGTTTACGAGACATGGGCGTCTTCCGCAGTCTGGAGGTGGGCGGCCAGTTCGCGCGCCAGTTCGCCGTAGGCCTGGACGCTGTTGGAATTCGGATCGGCCTCGATGGCCGGACGGCCGGCGCCCGACGCCTGGGCGAACAGGGTGGCGCGCGGCACCGCGTTCAGGACGCGGGTGCGCCCCTCGTAATGCTCCTGAATCTCGCGCAGGCTGGCCTGATCTTGCGTCAAGCGCG
This genomic interval carries:
- a CDS encoding ParB/RepB/Spo0J family partition protein, producing the protein MSRKLERTSTRIFDKAAQRGGDALFGLSADFPRLIEVDLDRVHPNPDQPRRHFDDQSLQELANSIARHGLKQPVLVQDLGDGDYRLIAGERRLRACGLAGRQTIFAIVTDGDPDELALIENIQRVDLDAMELARAFARLIERHDYTHEALGQVIGRSQAEVTRTLSLLRLPADIVAEFETRHRSVPKSILTEIAAVDDPVLQRKLWDTIKDGGTVKALREAKRAQMGGGEPDSGASARVQPAPAVRFVSAVQRIAKDFSAVDAGELRAHRKQLSEAQWQELRRLHALLDELLA